TAGATAAATATACATCAAAGGTTTATGAGGATAAATTTAAAGAAAATGGTGTAAACCTGAAGTTAGATGTTAAAGCTGAAAAATTAATAATTGATGAAAATAAAAATCCTAAATCATTATTATTAAACACTGGAGAAGAAGTACCATGTGAACTCGTAATAGTAGCAACAGGAGTTAGATCAAATGTTGGTTTTATTGAAAATAGCAGGGTAGAAACTGATAGATTTGGTTTGATTATAAATGAGAAAGGTGAGACTAATATAAAGGGTGTTTATGGCGGCGGAGATGTAACTGGAAGGAATCCTATATGGCCAACAGCTGTTAAAGAAGGCATAATAGCAGCAAATAACATGTTCGGAAATGAAATGACAATGACAGACTTCTTTGGAAGCAAGAATACAATGAATTTTGTAGGAATAGCTACAATGTCCATTGGGATGATAGAACCTGCTGATGAAACTTATATTGAAGAAGTGAAAATAGATGGATCAAACTATAAAAAGATAATACATAAAGATGGAAAGATTTACGGAAGTATAATACAAGGAGATCTATCTTATGCTGGTATATTAACACAACTTATTAGAGAAAAAATAGATGTAGCTAAAGTTACAAAACCACTATTTGAAATAGATTACTCAGATTTCTTTAATGAAGAGAAAAATTTTGAATTTAGTTACAAGTAATTAATAAACGGGGGAAAAATAATGAATATTGTAAATGTAAAAGGAAATTCAAAACAAGGACTAACGGGAGCAACTACTGGTTTTTTTGTAGGATTTGCGGCCGTTGCTCTTTATGGAGCTACAATCGCCGTATTTAAACAAAGTTTTTCAACTCTTAGCCCTATTCTATTAGCACTACTTATTGCAATACCAAATTTGTCCGGTTCTTTACTTAGGATTCCATTTGCAGCTTGGGTAGATATCAATGGAGGAAGAAAACCTTTTATCATTTTGCTTTCTCTTTCAATAATTGGTATGGCTGGTTTGTATGTAGTTATGGCTTTCTTTAGACAAAATTTAAGTAATTATTATTATTTATTATTAATTTTTGGAGCATTGTCAGGTTGTGGTATAGCTACATTTTCTGTTGGAGTTAGTCAAGCATCCTATTGGTTCCCGCAAAGCAAGCAGGGAGTAGCTTTAGGCATCTATGGAGGCGTTGGAAATTTAGCACCAGGAATATTTACACTGTTACTGCCAAATGTGGCTCTACCATTACTAGGGTTATCAGGTTCTTATTTAGCTTGGTTAATATTTTTAATATTAGGAACTATAGCTTATTGTATTATAGGAAAAAATGCATGGTATTTTCAATTAATTAATGCAGGCGTAGAAAAAGATGAAGCGAAAAAAATAGCTTCAACAAAATATGGTCAAGAATTATTTCCCAATAATAAAATCAGTGAAAGCTTGATGATTTCTGCAAGGACCTGGAAAACTTGGGCACTTGTTGTGATTTATTTTACTACATTTGGAGGATTCTTAGCACTGACAAGTTGGTTGCCTACTTACTGGATGAGTTTCTTTAAATTAAGTTTAAAAATGGCAGGTGCGTTAACTGCTATGTATTCAATTTCTGCATCTATTACTAGGATTTATGGTGGGAAGATAGCGGACAAGTTTGGAGGAGAATCTACATCAATTATAGCACTTATTATAATGCTTTCAGGAGCAGTCTGTATGACAATTACTAGCTCAATTCCTTTAGCTGTTTTAGGAGTTTTACTTTTAGCGGTTGGAATGGGTGTAACAAATGCTGCTGTATTTAAAATACTTCCAAAAGAGGTTCCTCATGCAATTGGAGGAGCAGCAGGATGGGTTGGAGGATTAGGAGCTTTTGGAGGTTTCGTTATACC
This window of the Clostridium estertheticum genome carries:
- a CDS encoding NAD(P)/FAD-dependent oxidoreductase is translated as MRYVVIGASAAGISGAKTLRMLDDKAEIILVSKDENVYSRCILHHYISGHRTIDQLDFTNENFFEKNNIKWIKGVEVTGLNDGEKNLSLSNGDILTYDKLLISSGASAFIPPIENLRKASSVVGLRNLEDAVIIREQAKKVKNVVVLGAGLVGIDALSGLIDSGVNISLIEMSKKILPLQLDKYTSKVYEDKFKENGVNLKLDVKAEKLIIDENKNPKSLLLNTGEEVPCELVIVATGVRSNVGFIENSRVETDRFGLIINEKGETNIKGVYGGGDVTGRNPIWPTAVKEGIIAANNMFGNEMTMTDFFGSKNTMNFVGIATMSIGMIEPADETYIEEVKIDGSNYKKIIHKDGKIYGSIIQGDLSYAGILTQLIREKIDVAKVTKPLFEIDYSDFFNEEKNFEFSYK
- a CDS encoding MFS transporter, producing MNIVNVKGNSKQGLTGATTGFFVGFAAVALYGATIAVFKQSFSTLSPILLALLIAIPNLSGSLLRIPFAAWVDINGGRKPFIILLSLSIIGMAGLYVVMAFFRQNLSNYYYLLLIFGALSGCGIATFSVGVSQASYWFPQSKQGVALGIYGGVGNLAPGIFTLLLPNVALPLLGLSGSYLAWLIFLILGTIAYCIIGKNAWYFQLINAGVEKDEAKKIASTKYGQELFPNNKISESLMISARTWKTWALVVIYFTTFGGFLALTSWLPTYWMSFFKLSLKMAGALTAMYSISASITRIYGGKIADKFGGESTSIIALIIMLSGAVCMTITSSIPLAVLGVLLLAVGMGVTNAAVFKILPKEVPHAIGGAAGWVGGLGAFGGFVIPPLMASFIDKTGKSLSGFSKGFIIFIVLTIISLVIVGSFKMGSKNLKRKKKVSL